A genomic window from Silene latifolia isolate original U9 population chromosome Y, ASM4854445v1, whole genome shotgun sequence includes:
- the LOC141631515 gene encoding zinc finger BED domain-containing protein RICESLEEPER 1-like, with product MLDRGLIYRDAFNKLNLVDKTYIHCLDAFEWEMVEKIRDVLGPFYDITELFSGSDYPTSNLYFENVWRISMLLKEVVKVQSHDEVLRDMTIEMQKKFDKYWAVSDEDNYGTLFAFAMVLDPRCKLHFLKYCYKKLFDDELKAQAKVNDIQFKMVMLLSEYKRQNTPSASSSSSNAEPRVDYDCEGVDSSSDKSRLSTYLEDDRLDRKIKLDVLEYWKKNEDCYGELARLARDILSVPLTTVASESTFSIGGRVLNKWRSSYIPENVEALITTRSWLYGYQAIEEDEFQGVDVEWSTVQSSS from the exons ATGCTTGATAGGGGTCTTATATACCGAGATGCGTTTAATAAATTAAACCTAGTTGATAAGACTTACATACATTGTCTAGATGCTTTTGAATGGGAAATGGTCGAGAAAATAAGGGATGTCTTAGGGCCATTTTATGATATAACTGAGCTATTTTCTGGTAGTGACTATCCAACATCAAATTTGTATTTTGAAAATGTATGGAGGATTTCTATGCTCTTAAAAGAAGTGGTTAAAGTTCAAAGTCATGATGAGGTGTTAAGAGACAtgacaattgaaatgcaaaagaAATTTGACAAATATTGGGCAGTGTCCGATGAAGATAACTACGGCACATTGTTTGCTTTTGCTATGGTTCTTGATCCTCGTTGCAAACTTCACTTTCTGAAGTACTGCTACAAAAAGTTGTTTGACGATGAATTGAAAGCACAAGCGAAGGTGAATGATATACAATTTAAGATGGTGATGCTACTTAGTGAGTATAAAAGACAGAATACCCCATccgcttcatcatcatcatcaaatgcTGAACCTCGTGTG GATTATGATTGTGAAGGTGTGGATAGTAGTTCTGATAAGTCAAGGTTGTCCACTTATCTCGAGGATGATAGACTTGATCGAAAAATAAAGCTTGACGTTTTGGAATATTGGAAAAAAAATGAGGATTGTTATGGTGAACTAGCTCGTCTAGCTAGGGATATTTTAAGTGTACCACTCACCACTGTGGCATCAGAGTCTACATTTAGTATCGGAGGTCGGGTTTTGAATAAATGGAGGAGCTCTTATATTCCTGAAAATGTGGAGGCTTTGATTACCACACGTAGTTGGTTATATGGCTATCAAG CCATCGAAGAGGATGAATTCCAAGGTGTAGACGTAGAATGGTCTACAGTTCAATCATCATCTTGA